Sequence from the Amaranthus tricolor cultivar Red isolate AtriRed21 chromosome 1, ASM2621246v1, whole genome shotgun sequence genome:
TTGCTTCCCAACTCCTTATTATTAAGCTCTTGCTTTTGCTAATACCATAGTTcatcagaaaataaaaaagttgcagttaaaatctttcttattaTTCAAGCATTATTTCTATATTAGTTGTTGCATGACATCAACTTACCAAAAAGTTATTTGTTGCTGTAAACCTAGCGTCTTCaagttattttttcaaatagTTCATTTCTTTGATTCATTCCCAAACACTGCAATGACGGCATATTTTGAATGCCTGCTTTTAGCTGTATGGCATTGCCACGTGACACCTTGAAGGAAAAAAGTTCGAAATTGGTATTTGGTGGTTTAGCCCTTTAGACACGTGGAGAGGTTTCACCCTGATAGTTGTAAGGGTGTCATGTTTTCAGGTTGATTCAACAACAAAAGCTGATGAATCAGGGACCATGGCTATTTGAGGAAAATACTTGTATTGATGATCAAAAGATTGTTGTAATAATACAACTAGGCAATAGTCACTTTCACGAGGTGACTTATCTCTCTTGGAACTAATAGCtatgaaataaaattaacaaaagaacaaATACTCTTTCTATGTTCCCCTCCCTATTTTCGTCTACTTAACAACAATGCCAGAGCCTTATTTCTTTCGCCTGCTTGTTACCAATATACTTGATTACTTTTCTTATCTTCCCTCTAACTAGTTGACTGCCTTCTTTTACAACCTTCTCTTAAGTCAATTGACCAGTGCTTTATTTCCAATAACTGATTGTTGCTACTTTATTCCTACAAGCTACTGCTAACCAATTGTTTATGTAGCTTCCATTGTGCCCCGCTTCTAACCAGTTGGCCATTCATGCTCAAAAGTTGTCTCTTAGTAGGATTTTACACCATACGATTGGTTTAAAGGAATCCAGATGCTGAGTTCCTGACTTTCTGTCTTTTATTTTCGTTCTTTGACTCCTTGATTCTATCTGTTATTTCCtttctaattatattttttctctcTTATCTAATCACTCagatattttcttgtttttctttcccATTGACATTGCACCATGGTTTTTAGATTATTTAGCTACAGCAGATGAGAAGATCAACAACTGAAGTGCCAGTGGTAACGTAGGTGTATATGTTTCATGGTTTTATTCCGGCTTATGCGTCTAGAAACTAGAAGCTTAGTTTCAGAGTACTTAGACAGGGTATCTTATTCGATGAAAAGTGAAGATAGAACTGATGGCTGGAGTTTCAATATAGACGTTTATTTTGTATACTAGTTTACTATACCTTTTTATTGGTCATACAGAATTTTGTATGTTTAATTAATTCGTCTTAAAATGGACAGGTTGTTTTTACAATTATGGTTGTTAATGTCAATTGCATGCTCGTATGAGACACTTTTTTCGGTTACTCATGTTAGGTGAAGTTTCTATTGTACTGGTTCCATCATGTTCTCTTATGACACAGCATCCACTTAAATATGTCCGTAGTTTTCTTATAGACCTCATTGTTTTAgctctcaattttttttaaataacatgCAGCTGATAATATCATTCCATTTCCTTGATACACTTTCCAGACAAGGATATGCTAGCCGACAATTTTAACAATGACGAGAAATACATACTTAGAAGGCTCGAGATCACCGACAAAAAGAAGGGTTTCATAGAGCTGTTACAACAACTGACAGTTTGTGACTCAGTCTCAGACAAGGATTTTGAGGACAGATTTGAAGAGCTTGTATCGGAGGGAGATAATCATGTTATATGTGTAATAGAAGATGGTAACACAGGAAAGATCGTAGCTACGGGAAGTGTATTTATCGAGAAGAAATTTATCAGAAATTGTGGCAAGGTTGGCCACATCGAAGATGTAGTCGTGGATGCTAGCACACGTGGGATGAACTTTGGCAAGAAAGTTGTTGAGTTCCTTACTCAACATGCAAACTCAATGGGATGCTACAAGGTTATTCTTGATTGTTCTGCTGAGAACAGAGTGTTCTATGAGAAATGTGGATACaagcaaaatcaaattcaaatggtCAAGTATTTCTCTtagtttaaagttttttttcgttttaattCTGGCTTAAAAGTCCTAtggttttgtttaatgtataaGTACTACGTATGTTAACTAAGATTAGAGTCTGTTTGACAAAGGATTATTTGCTGTCACCTCTCAAGAAATCGACATTTCTTCTGTTCTTTGATTTTACTATTTATGGTTTATATTGTCCCAAcaaatacatattaatatatacattttcattattatagaaaaataatgAGAATGCATATGAGATGAAAAGAGTGCAAAAGAAAAGCTATCATCTTTTAAGAAGACTTAATGTTTGTGGTTGAGAGGAGAAGAGAGAAAGTAACGAAGTAAATACTAAAACAATAACCAAATCTCAAAAactattaattttc
This genomic interval carries:
- the LOC130822191 gene encoding glucosamine 6-phosphate N-acetyltransferase → MLADNFNNDEKYILRRLEITDKKKGFIELLQQLTVCDSVSDKDFEDRFEELVSEGDNHVICVIEDGNTGKIVATGSVFIEKKFIRNCGKVGHIEDVVVDASTRGMNFGKKVVEFLTQHANSMGCYKVILDCSAENRVFYEKCGYKQNQIQMVKYFS